ATCGAGGCTCTGGCGGCCCTGGCGGCCGTCTGCGTCGAGCGCACCCAGGCCCTGGAGGGTCAGCAGCGGCAGATCGATTCGATGATCGCCCTGCTGGCGGGAGCGATCGATGCCCGCAGTTCCCACACCGGCCGCCACTGTTCCCGGGTGCCGCAGCTGGCGCTGCTGCTGGCGGAAGCGGCGGAGGCCACCGAGGAGGGGCCGCTGGCCCCCTTCCGCTTCCAGGGGGAGGCGGAGCGGCGGGAGTTCCGCACGGCGGCCTGGCTGCACGACTGCGGCAAGATCGTGACCCCCGAGGCGGTGGTGGAGAAGGCCACCAAGCTGGACGCCCCCGTCAACCGGCTGCACGAGATCCGCACCCGCTTCGAGGTGCTGCTCCGGGACGGGCGCATCGCCCTGCTGGAGGGTCTGCTGGCGGGCGGTGATCCGGACGCCCTGCAGCGGGACTACGCCCGGCTGGAGCAGGAGCTGCAGGCGGATTTCGCCTGCGTGGCCCGCTGCAACCTGGGCAGCGAAGGCACCGACCTGGAGGAACTCGCCCAGCTCCGCCGGCTGGCGGAACGCACGTGGTGGCGCCACTTCGACGACAGGATCGGCCTGGGCTGGGAGGAGCAGACCCGGTATGGCGGGCCGCCGCCGCCCCTGCCCGCCCGGGAAACCCTGCTCAGCGACGCCCCCCACCACCGCATCCCCCGGCCGGCCGAGGAGGTGCCGGAAGCCCGCTGGGGCTTCAACCTGGCGGTGCCGGAGCTGCTCTACAACCGCGGCGAGCTCCACAACCTCTCGGTGGCCAGGGGCACCCTCACCGCGGAGGAGATCTACAAGATCCGCGAGCACATGATCCACACGATCGTGATGCTGGAGAGCATGGCCTTTCCGCCCTCCCTGGCCCGCGTCGCGGAGATCGCGGGGGGGCACCACGAAACCCTCGACGGCCGCGGCTACCCGAGGGGACTGACGGCGGAGCAACTGTCGATCCCGGCCCGGATTCTGGCGATTACCGACATCTTCGAAGCGCTCACCGCGGCTGATCGCCCCTACAAGCAAGGCATGCCCCTGTCCCAGTCGCTGGGGATCCTGGCCAATCTGCGGGACCGTGGCCGCATCGATGCGGACCTGTTCGATCTCTTCCTGCGTTCCGGGGTCTACCTCACCTATGCGGAGCGCTTCATGGCCGCCGACCAGATCGATGCGGTGGATCTGGACGCCCTGCTGGGGCCCCAGGCCTGATCAACCCCATCCCAACGTCATCCAGGACCTGCTGGGCGAGCTGCGCTCCTGCTTCGCGGGGGTTCGGGGGGTCGGGCGGGCGGCGACTCCGACATGGTGATCGGCCTGCACCAGGCCTCACCTGCGACATCGGCGCCAAGTTCAGCCAGATCAGCGTCCAGCTGACGCTGATGGAGCACGACTGAGGCCGGCGGGGCGACCCCGGGCCCCCGCGCTGGGCGATCATGCCTGTCCCAGGACCTTTCCCTGCGTTGTCGTGATGGCTGCCGATTCCACCCGCCCCAGGCCCCGCAGCGGGGCCGAGATCCGGGAGGCCTTCCTGGCGTTCTATGAGCAGCGGGGGCACCGGCGGATGGCCAGCGCCTCCCTGGTGCCCGACGACCCCACGGTGCTGCTCACCATCGCCGGCATGCTGCCGTTCAAGCCGGTGTTCCTCGGCCAGGCCCCGCCGCCGGGGCCCCGGGCCACCAGCAGCCAGAAGTGCATCCGCACCAACGACATCGAGAACGTGGGCCGCACCGCCCGGCACCACACCTTCTTCGAGATGCTGGGGAACTTCTCCTTCGGCGACTACTTCAAGGAGGAGGCGATCGCCTGGGCCTGGGAGCTCACCACGGAAGTGTTCGGCCTCGACCCCGCCCACCTGGTGGTCAGCGTCTTCCGGGAGGACGACGAGGCCGCCGCCATCTGGCGTGACGCCGTGGGGGTGGATCCGAAGCGGATCATCCGCATGGACGAGGCCGACAACTTCTGGGCCTCCGGCCCCACCGGCCCCTGTGGCCCCTGCTCGGAGATCTACTACGACTTCCACCCGGAACGGGGCGACGACGGCATCGACCTGGAGGACGACGGCCGCTTCATCGAGTTCTACAACCTGGTGTTCATGCAGTACAACCGCGACGCGGCCGGCACGCTCACGCCCCTGGCCCGGCGCAGCATCGACACCGGCATGGGCCTGGAGCGCATGGCCCAGATCCTGCAGCAGGTGCCGAACAACTACGAGACCGACCTCATCTATCCGCTGCTGGAAGCCGCCGCCGCCCTGGCGGGGCTCGATTACCGCGCCCTCGACGCCCGCGCCCAGACCTCCCTCAAGGTGATCGGCGACCACAGCCGGGCCATCACCCAGCTGATCGCCGACGGCGTCACCGCCTCCAACCTGGGCCGGGGCTACGTGCTGCGCCGCCTGCTGCGCCGGGTGGTGCGCCACGGCCGGCTGCTGGGCATCGACCGTCCCTTCCTGGCGGCGATGGGGGAAGCGGCGATCGAGCTGATGGCCCCGGCCCACCCCCGGCTGCCGGAGCGCCGCGAGGTGATCTTGGCCGAGCTGGAGCGGGAGGAGGCCCGCTTCCTGGACACCCTGGAGCGGGGCGAGAAGCTGCTGGCCGAGGTGCTCGCCGCCCGCCCAGAGCGCATCAGCGGCGACGCGGCCTTCGAGCTCTACGACACCTACGGCTTCCCGCTGGAGCTCACCGCGGAGATCGCCGAGGAGCACGGCCTGACGGTGGATCTGGACGGCTTCGAGGCGGCCATGGAGCGCCAGCGGCAGCGGGCCAAGGCGGCCGCCGTGAGCATCGACCTCACCCTGCAGGGGGCGATCGAGCAGGTGGCCGGCGCCCTTGCGCCCACTGACTTCCGCGGCTACGAGGCCCTCGACCAGGCGGCCTGCGTGCTGGCCCTGGTGGTGAACGGCGAACCGGCCACCGCGGCCGCCGCCGGCGATGCGGTGCAGATCGTTCTCGACAGCACCCCCTTCTACGGGGAATCGGGCGGCCAGGTGGGTGATCGGGGCGTGCTGCTGGCCGGGGAGGCGGCCGCGGGGGTCGGGGCCGGCCTGATCGTGGCCATCGAGGCGGTGAGCCGCAACCGCAGTGTGTTCGTGCACAGCGGCCGGATCGAGCGCGGCCGTCTGACGGTGGGCGATGTGGTGCAGGCCCGGGTGGATCGCAGCTGCCGCCGCCGCGCCCAGGCCCACCACACCGCCACCCACCTGCTGCAGGCGGCCCTGAAGCAGGTGGTGGATGACGGGGTCTCCCAGGCGGGTTCCCTGGTGGACTTCGACCGGCTGCGCTTCGACTTCCACTGCCCCCGGGCCCTGACCCCGGACGAGCTGGAGCAGATCGAGGACCTGGTCAACGGCTGGATCGCCGAGGCCCACCCCCTGGAGGTGGCGGAGATGGCCCTGGAGCGGGCCCGGGCCGCCGGCGCCGTGGCCATGTTCGGTGAGAAGTACGGCGAGGTCGTGCGGGTGGTGGACGTGCCCGGCGTCTCGATGGAGCTCTGCGGTGGCACCCACGTGGCCAACACCGCCGAGATCGGTCTGTTCCGGATCGTCACCGAGACGGGGGTGGCGGCGGGCATCCGCCGCATCGAGGCCGTGGCGGGTCCCGCCCTGCTCCCCTACCTGCGGGAGCGTGACCGGGTGGTGCGGGAGCTGGCCGACCGCTTCAAGGCCCAGCCCGGCGAGATCCTCGAGCGTGTGGCCCTCCAGGGCGAGGAGCTGCGGGCCACCCTCAAGGAGCTGGCGGCGGCGCGGGGGGCCCTGGCGGCGGCCAAGGCCGGTGCTCTGGCGGAGCGGGCCGAGGCGATCGGGCCCCATCGGCTGCTGGTGGAGCGCCTCGATGGCGTGGATGGCGCCGGCCTCCAGGAGGCCGCCCAGCGCCTGCAGCAGCAGCTCGGGGAGGGGGCGGCGGTGGTGCTCGGCGGCCTGCCGGACCCGGCGGATCTTGGCAAGGTGATCCTGGTGGCGGCCTTCGGCCCCGCGGTGGTGGCCGCCGGCGTCAAGGCGGGGCCCTTCATCGGCGGCATCGCCCGGCTCTGCGGCGGTGGCGGCGGCGGCCGGCCCCAGCTGGCCCAGGCGGGGGGACGGGACGGCGCCGCCCTCGATGGGGCTCTGGCTGAGGCCCGCCGGCAGCTGGCGGCCCAGCTGGGCAGCGCCTGAGGTTCAGAAGCGGTAGTTGACCCGGGTGTAGAGGCCCTGGCCCAGCAGCCAGTCGTTCCAGGGGCCCAGGTTGTCGGTGGTGGAGAAAGGCTGGGCCCAGCCCAGCTCCACCGACCAGTGGTTGCTGGCCAGCCAGCGCAGCAGCAGCCCGCCGGAGCCCACCGTGTCGCCGAAGGAGCCACCGCTGAAGCTGGTGCGGACGCCGCCGGCCCCGATGAAGGGGACCAGCTGGAGGGCGCTGGTCCTGCTGTCCCAGAAGGTCCAGACCGCCTCGGTGCTGGCCAGCCAGCCGCTGTCGCCGCTGATCAGCTGGCCGGGCAGCCCGCGCAGGCCCACATCGGAGCCGAGGGTGAACTGCATCGAGGAGGTCAGCGGGGCGAAGGCCAGCTGGGCGGCGGTCCGCAGGTTGACCTGCCAGCGGGGCGAGACCGTCCAGGAGGCGGAGAGGAAGCCGCCGATGGCGGTGGCCCGGCCCGCCGCGATCCCGGCCTCGGCCAGTTCCTGGCGCTGGACGGCAGGGGTCGCCGCGGCGATGCCCTGCAGCAGGTAGGCGCTGCCGCTCCAGCTGCTGTGGCGGCCGGCGCCGCTGCCGTTGACCCCGACCCGCAGGTAGCCGCCGGCGGGGGCGCGGATGCTGGCGGGCACGGAGGCTGGCAGGGCGCTGCCCTGCTCGTAGATGTTGCTGCGGCTGTTGCTGTAGCCGGCGAAGACGCTCCAGCGCTGGCTGAGGGATTCGCGGAACACCCACTCGAGCTGGGCCAGGGCCTGGTACTGGCTGGTGGAGAACCCGTCGGCCGGGGCGGGCAGTTCCACCAGGTTGCGGCGACTGAAGCCGATGCCGCCGGTGAGGCTGACGCTGTCGCCCAGGGGGTAGGTGTAGCTGAGGGAGGCGATGGCGGCGCCCAGTTCGGGGGTGTCGGTGGCATTGAGCTCGCTGTAGATCAGCAGGGTGTCCCCGCGCCGCAGCAGGCTTGGCTTCAGCAGCGTGGTCACGGCGCGGAACTCCCCCGAGCCGCTGTTGCCGTCATTGCGCAGGGCCAGATCCCCCTGCCAGGGCTCCCTGGACGGCTCCACGGCGACGCGGAACACCCCTTCGGAGGGATCGCTGCCCAGCCGCGCCAGGGTGCCCCGCACACTGCCGATGCCCGGCTGGCTCTTGAGCAGTTGCAGCTGCAGCTCCACCGTGGACAGCCGCAGGATCTGGCCCCGCAGGGGCCGCAGCAGCCGGCCGACGCGGCGGTTCAGCCAGGGATCGCTGCCCGTGACCTGGATGCCGACCACACGGCCTTCCACCACATCGAGATAGCCCGGCGCCGGGTCGCTCACCACATAGACCCGGCTGCTGACGTACCCGTCGAAGACGAGCCGGGTGCTGAGGGCCACGGCGCAGGCCTTGAGCCGCTCAGCGGCGGCGGCGATCCTGCTGCACTCGGCCAGGATCGTGCGCACCTGCTCGGGGCTGTAGAGCGTCAGCCCGCGGATCCCCGGCAGGGGGGCCTGCGCCTGGGGGCTGGGGAGCTGGGGGGCTGGTTCCGGGGCGGCGGAACCGGCCGGCGGCGCTCCGCCGCCGGCCGGCTGGGGGGCGGGAGTCTCCAGGGGGCGGACGTCGATCGGAGGGGCCGGCTGGAGTTCGGCGGGAGCGGGCCGATCCAGCGGTTGGGGCGGGCCAGGAAGGCGGATCGGGCCATCCTGCAGGGGCGGGGCCACCAGCTGGGCGAGAAGGAGGAGCATGCAGGGTGGGCCGAGTTCCCGCTCAGAAAGACAGGCTGGTAGCTTGCTGATGGATCGATGAGATCAGGCTGAGTACCACCTGGCGCAACACCTGACACGCTCTGAGGCGTGAGTGATGACCCCGCAAGTGACCCTGCAAGTGGTTCAGCCATCGGCGCCTAGGGAACTTACCCGCCACATCGGCGAGCGGGCCGAATCTTGAGTAGCAACGACTACCTTTTCGCCAGTGAGTTGGGCAGGATCGGCTCCTTTTGTCCGGCATGGCTGACACAGCGGCGGCGCAGCCTCTCTCCGGTGGGTCTCACGGTTGTGCTGGGCCTGCTGGGCTCCCCGGCTGCCGCCGGTGAGATCACCGCCACCGGCGGGATCCTTGGACTCGGCAGTGTGGTCAATGGCCAGATCGGCGGCAGCTGCTTCAGCGGTGCCTGTGCGATCCGGGGGGGCACCTCCGCCGGGGCCAACCTCTTTCACCGCTTCTCCGCCTTCGATACCCGCGGCGCGATCACCGGCGTCACGTTGGACGTGGGTGGGCATCGCAACGTGATGGTGGGGGTCACCCACCCCCTGGGCAGCTTCATCGACAAGGCCGTCACCCTGAGCGAACGGGCCAACCTGGTCTGGCTCTCACCGGGGGGGCTCCGGCTCAGCGGCGCCGGCACGTTCAGCAATGTCCAGCAGCTCAACCTGACCACCGCCACCAGCCTGCAGGTGGGCGAGGGGCGCTTCGACGTGCTCGGCACCACGGCCGCCGGGGCCGCTTCCCTGGCGGGCCTCCCGGCCCTGGGTGCGGCCGGCTTGAGCACCGATCCGGCCACCCTGGCGCAGCTGGGCCTCTCCGCCCAGGGGGATCTGGCCATCGACGGCGGCCTGCTCACCGTCGATGGGGGCCTGCTGCTGGATGCCCAGGGCGGCCATGTGCTGTTGGGGGGAGCCCGGCTGCAGGCGCCCGGGGGGACCGTGGCCCTGCAGGGGCAGACGGTGTCGCTCCAGGACAGCACGGTGGAGGTGTCCGGTCCGGCTGGCGGCAGCATCCGGCTCTCCGGGGAACGGGTCTCCATGGCCGGCTCCAGCCTGCGGGCGGATGCCAGCGGCGCGGGTCGGGGCGGGACCATCGAGATCCTGGGCAGGGAACGGGCCGAGGTCCATGGGGTCATCAGCGCCCGGGGCGGCCCCCAGGGGGGCGATGGCGGCTTCGTCGAAACCTCGGCCAGCCGCCTGGCGCTCTCCACCGCCCCGGATCTGTCGGCAGCGTCGGGGCGGGGCGGCACCTGGCTGATCGATCCCCGCGACATCGCCATCGTTCCCAGCGGATCCGGCGGCGGCTCTCCCCCCGGCGGTTCCGCTGGGGGAGTGCCGGGCTCCGCGTCGCTCATCGATGTGGGACTGATCAACACCGCCCTTAACGGTGGCCAGACGGTGATCGTGGACACGACCGATCCCGCCGGGACCCAGTCGGGCACCATCTCCCTGCTGGCCCCCGTCCAGAAGACGGCGGGGCCGAACGCCACCCTGGAGCTGCGGGCCGACGGCGACATCTTGATCAACGTTCCGGGCGCGGATCCCACGGCCTTCGCGAACACCTCCGCGCTGGGCCAACTGGATGTCAATCTCTGGTATCAGAAAGGAGCCGATCCTTCCCTCCCCGCGGGAGCGATCAGCTGGCAGAAGGGCGCGGTGGACATCAACACCGGAACCCTGCGCACCTTCCAGGGGGCGTCGCGGATCGATGGCAACATCGAGCTGACGGGAGCCTTCGAGCCGTTCAAGCTCCTGTCGGGCACCGTTCGCACCGGTGAATTCACCTGGAGCCCCACCAGTTTCGGGGCCATTCAACTGTCGCAGTTAAATGATTCCAGGCCGGCCGTTCTGGATGTCTCCAGGCGTTACGTCCAGGGGCCCGGCCGCAATGTCACGGCCTTCGCGACGGCGCTGCTGCAGATCGGCCCTTCCGCCGTGAGCAGCGGCATCGACGGCGGCACGGTCACGGACCCGACGCCCGTCAAGACCACCCTGATCAATGTCGCCACGGGGGCGACACTCGCGCTCAACCAGGCCACGGTGAATGGCCCGACTCTGGCCGTGCAGAGCGGGGCCAGGCTGGAGCTGAGGAGGGACAACCGGCTGGCGGCCCTCGACAACGCCGGCTCCATCCTGATCGCCCCCGGCGCCAGCCTCGACCTGCAGAGCGCGGCCGTCGCGCCTGGCGGCTCGATCGTGCTGCAGGGCGGTTCGTCGCGCCTGCGCATCAATGGCGCCGTCTTCCGGAATGAAGGAATGATCCAGGGATCCGGTTTGATCGAGGTGGGCTCCGGTCTGGGGACGTTCACCAACGGAAGTTCCCTGCTGCCGGGGGCACCGGAGGCGTTGCTCGATCCGATCGGCTCGCTGCAGATTCTTGCCCGCAGCCTCACGCTGGAGCCCAACAGCCGGCTCCTGTTCGATCTCTCCACCCCCGACCAGCTCTCCGTCTTCGGCGACACCCGCCTCGGCGGGGAGCTGGAGGTGGTGTCGCCGCCGGTCGTGGGGGTCATCACCCCCTTCGAGCTGATCCGGGCCCGCGGCATCTCCGGCGCCTTCGACCCCGGCCAGATCACCCTGCCGACCGGCTTCACGCTGCAGGGCGTCGTCACGACCGGCGATCCCCAGCTGCCATTCAGCTTCGGCGGCGATCTGGCGGCGACACCGCCGCCGCCCCCGGCGCCGCCCGACCCGCCCGTCACCCCCATCCCACCCGTCAGCCCCACCCCGCCCGTCACGCCGACTCCTCCCCTGACCGCCACGGTCCCGGTGGCCTCCTCACCGTTCTCCCCGTCGAGCCCGTCGTTCGTCCTGCCCGATCTCGGCTACCGCATCTTTCCGTCGACCCAGACGACACCCTTCGGCTCCACCCTCACCAGCAACCGGCGCGGGGTGGGCTCCGATGCCCTGGCGGTGAACCTTTCGGAGGCCGATTTCAGCCTCACCGGCGGCTCGATGCCGGCGCCCGGCCCCCTGAGTGTCACCACCACCACCCTCTCCCCGGCCCTGGTGGCCGCGGCGATCACCGACGGCGATCAGCAGCGCAGCGAGGACGTGCGCCGGACCCTGGGGGATGTGGGAACGGCGGGGGAGTCCGGCGGAACCCTGCGCCTCGAGGAACTGCAGCAGCTGCTCAGCAAGGCGTCCCAGAAGGGCGACAGGGAGGACGAGCGCTTCAATCCGGCGGTGCTGATGGTGTCCTTCACCGAACAGAAGCCCCTGGCGGGCCAGGAACAGCAGCCCGTGGCGGGCCAGGAGCCCGGGGCCGCCGGCAGCACCGGGCCGAAGCCGGCCAATTCGTTCCTCGATCTGATCCTGCTCAGCCGCCGGGGGGAGCCCCTCGGCAAGCGTGTCGAGCTCTCCAGGGAGCGCTTCGGTGACCAGCTGCGGGCGCTGTACCGGCAGCTGGCCCGCCTCGAGCCCCTCCAGGTGGACAACCCGGACTCCCCGTCCAGGCAGATCCACCGGGCCGTCATCGAGCCCTTCGCTGCGGAACTGCGGGCCAAGGGGATCACCACGCTGGTGATCGTCGCCGACCGGGGCCTGCAGGGTCTCCCCTTCGCGGCCCTCCACGACGGCACCAGCTATTTCGGGGATCGCTACGGCTTCTCGATCACCCCGTCCCTCAACCTCACCTCCTTCGGCCCTCCGCGCCAGACCCGGGGGCGGGTGCTGGCGGCGGGCGCCTCGGAGTTCGAGGGTCTCAGCCCCCTGCCCCTGGTGCCCGAGGAACTGGCCGGCATCCCGGAGGGGGTGGGGGTCGACCGGTTCCTGAACAGGAGCTTTTCCCCGGAGGTGCTGCTGAGCCGTGCGGCCGACCCGCGCTATGAGCGCCTGCACGTGGCCACCCATGCCGAATTCCTGCCCGGTGGCCCCTCCCAGGCGCGCATCTACACCGGCACCGGCTCGGTGAGCCTGCAGGAGTTCGCCCGCCTGCGCCAGCAGCGCAGCGGCAGCCCGCTGGAGCTGTTCGTGCTCAGCGCCTGTCGCACGGCCCTTGGCGACAGCGACAGTGAGCTCGGATTCGCCGGCCTGGCCCTGCAGGCGGGATCCCGCAGTGCCATCGGCACGCTCTGGTATGTCGACGATGTCGCCACCTCCGCCTACTTCCTGCAGCTCTATCGCTTCCTCGACCAGGGAATGCAGAAAGCCGAAGCCCTGCGGGCCACCCGCCAGGCCATGGCCACTGGCAAGCTGCGGCTGGAAGGCGATAAGGTCATCGGATCCGATGGCGTTCCCCTTCTCACGGAGCTGAGCCCATCCCAGCGGCGTCGGATTGCGGCAGGCGTGACCCATCCCTACTTCTGGGCGGGGGTTCAGTTGATCGGCACTCCCTGGTGAGGCCTCCCCTGACGAGTGTCTGCGGTCATCCCGGTTCTTCACTCTGTGCCTGATCTGTCAGCTGTCTTCAACGTCTTTCTGATGCTGGCGATGGCCCATTTCGTCGGGGATTTCGGTCTCCAGAGCGATCGCATGGCCCGGGAGAAATGCCCCGGCTGCGGAGTGACCCTCGGCTGGGGTTGGTGGCTCACCTCCCACGCCGCCATCCATGGATCTCTGGTGGGAGCGATCACCCAGTCCCCCCTGTTAGGTGTGGCAGAATGGATAGTGCATCTGTTGATTGACTTCGGCAAATGCCGACGTCTCTGGAGCCTGTCGTTTGATCAGGCGCTGCACATCATCACCAAGCTCCTCTGGGCCTGGCTGGCGATCCGTCAGGCATCGCCGGGCTTCTGGTTGTCATGAGTTGCCGAGACTTGTCATGAACCCTTGCCGTCAGCCGTGGTCATGAGGACAGTGTTTCCGCACCAATCGATCATCAAGCGATGGGCCTCCGGCACGGCCCTGGCGGCTGGTTTCCTCACCCTGGCCCCGCTGGCGGCGCTGGAACCGCCGGCGGCGCAGGCCCAGAGCGATCTGCGCAAGAGCTTCCCGGGGCGCCGGGTCGGAGGAGGCACCCGCGGTGACTGCTCCAGCCGCCTGCTGGCCCACCTGGTGCCGGCCAGCAGCGTCTTCGCCCCCGGCAAGGAGCGCTACCTCGGCCTGCTCGAAGGCCCCAGCGCCTCCCCCAGCCCCCTGGAGATCACCTTCCGCCCCCTGAGCGGCCGCGGCACCGCCGATGCTGCGATGGCCTCGGGCCAGCGCCGGGTGCTGCCGGCTTCCGGCTCGGGCATCACCCTGATCACCCTGCCGGCAGTGAAGGTCCCGACGATCTGGGAGTCGAGCTACCTCTGCCCCGGGGCCGCGGCGACCCCTACCCCCGCCGACCCGCTGAACTTCGTGGCCGCCGACTCACCGCCGGCCCTCAGCCTGCTGGTGGCCGATGCCTCCAAGGAGGATGGGGCTGTCCAGGCGTCCCTGGTGATGCTGCAACGCTCGTGCGGCGCCAGCGTGACCCGGGAGGAGGTCGGCACCGCCTTCGGCCTGTCCGACCTGATCACGGCCCAGTGGCCCGAGCGGATTCCAGTGCGCTGTCCCGCCTGAGGCCACCCCGCAGTTCCCAGATGCGCAGCGGTTCGGTGCGCCCCTTGAGGTTGATCGCCCCCCAGTCGAGCCACTCCAGCGGCAGGCCCTTGGGCAGCAGTTCCTCCGTGCTGGACGAGACCAGCACGCGGCAGAGATTGGTCTGACGCTCCTTGTCGAGGCTCTCCAGCCGGGCGGCGCAGTTCACCGCATCGCCGATCACGGCGTACTCCAGCCGTTCGCTGCTGCCCATCGATCCCGCCAGGACCGGGCCGGAATGGACGCCGATGCGCAGCCCCATCGCCGGCAGCCCTTCCTGCTGGAGCTCCTCGTTGAGGCTGGCCACGGCCCGCTGGATGGCCAGGGCCGCATCGATGGCCGCTTTCGCATCCGCCTCTTCGCCGCTGCTCAGGGGGGCCCCGAAGACTGCCAGCAGGCCATCCCCGGTGAACTTGTTGACCATGCCCCCCCGGCGCGTGATGGCAGGGACGAACAGGGCCATGCCCCGGTTCAGCCAGGCGAGCAGCTCCCCGGGACTAAGCCGTTCCGAGACGCTCGTGAACTGGCAGGTGTCCAGCATCAGCACCGTGACCGGCAGCTGGCGCCCCTCGAAGCGGCCGTCGCTGAGCAGGCCATCGCGCTGGTTCCAGAGCTGGCGCGCCACGGCCGGGGAGGTGGTCTGGCCGAGCAGCCGCTCGATCTGCTGCCGCTGCTTCTGGCTGGAGGCGCCCCGGCGCACCCATCCCGCCCCGGCCATGGCGATCAGCCCCATCAGGGGCAGGCTCAGCCCGATCCAGACGTACTGGTACAGCAGCAGCACGGCGCCACCCACCATCACCACCGCCACCAGACCCACCACGATCACGCTGCGGCGCAGCAGCACGAAGGCCTCCCCCAGCACGATCCCCAGCACCACCGCCACCACCTCGGCGAGCCGCTCCACCCAGCCGGGCAGCGTCCGCAGCCGCCGCGGGTCGCCGGCCACGTAGCGTTCCATCAGACCGGCCAGCCGATGGGCGTGGATCTCCACCCCCGGCACCAGCAGCTGTCTCGCCCCGAGGGCGGAGCGGGTGTGGGGCACCGGGAACAGGTCCCGCAGGCTCGGCGCCGTGCTGCCGATCAGCACGATGTGGCCGCGGATCTGGTCGGCGGGGATCGGCCGGCGGCCGAGCACATCCTGGAGGTTCCAGAGGTGGAAGCTGCCGATCCGGTGGAAGGACAGCATCTGCTGGAAGCCTGCGGCATCGAGCTGGTCGTAGCCCCCCGAGGCCGGCTCCAGCCACGGGCCCGGTTCCCGACCCGCGTCCAGCCGCTGCCGCAGGCTGCGCTGGCCCCTGCCCAGCTCCAGGAGCCGCAGGGGCAGGGAGACGATGGCCTCGTCCTGCCCGGCCACATGCACCAGATCGCGGCGGATCACCCCGTCGGCATCGAGCACCAGATCGTTGAACCCCTGCCGATCAGGCGGCGTGCCCGGCACCGGGCCGATGGCCTCGGCCACGTTGATGATCGAGACGAGGCGGGGGTTGGTGCGGAAGCGCTGCCGCAGGCAGGCCTGGTCGGGGCCCACCCCCTGATCGCGGTAGATGTCGAGGCCGATCGCCACCGCCCCTCCGGCACTCAGCCGGTCGATCGCCTCGCACAGCACCCGGTCGTCGATGGGAAAGCCGTAGGTGGCGAGGTCCGATTCGTCGATGCCGATGATCGTGATCGGCTTGTCCGTGCCCGGCGGCGCCGGACGCAGGCTCGTGATCAGGTCGTAGAGCAGCAGGTTGAGGGTTTCATTGACGGGGCTGCGCTGCAGGGCCAGCAGCAGCAG
This genomic stretch from Cyanobium gracile PCC 6307 harbors:
- a CDS encoding CHAT domain-containing protein gives rise to the protein MGLTVVLGLLGSPAAAGEITATGGILGLGSVVNGQIGGSCFSGACAIRGGTSAGANLFHRFSAFDTRGAITGVTLDVGGHRNVMVGVTHPLGSFIDKAVTLSERANLVWLSPGGLRLSGAGTFSNVQQLNLTTATSLQVGEGRFDVLGTTAAGAASLAGLPALGAAGLSTDPATLAQLGLSAQGDLAIDGGLLTVDGGLLLDAQGGHVLLGGARLQAPGGTVALQGQTVSLQDSTVEVSGPAGGSIRLSGERVSMAGSSLRADASGAGRGGTIEILGRERAEVHGVISARGGPQGGDGGFVETSASRLALSTAPDLSAASGRGGTWLIDPRDIAIVPSGSGGGSPPGGSAGGVPGSASLIDVGLINTALNGGQTVIVDTTDPAGTQSGTISLLAPVQKTAGPNATLELRADGDILINVPGADPTAFANTSALGQLDVNLWYQKGADPSLPAGAISWQKGAVDINTGTLRTFQGASRIDGNIELTGAFEPFKLLSGTVRTGEFTWSPTSFGAIQLSQLNDSRPAVLDVSRRYVQGPGRNVTAFATALLQIGPSAVSSGIDGGTVTDPTPVKTTLINVATGATLALNQATVNGPTLAVQSGARLELRRDNRLAALDNAGSILIAPGASLDLQSAAVAPGGSIVLQGGSSRLRINGAVFRNEGMIQGSGLIEVGSGLGTFTNGSSLLPGAPEALLDPIGSLQILARSLTLEPNSRLLFDLSTPDQLSVFGDTRLGGELEVVSPPVVGVITPFELIRARGISGAFDPGQITLPTGFTLQGVVTTGDPQLPFSFGGDLAATPPPPPAPPDPPVTPIPPVSPTPPVTPTPPLTATVPVASSPFSPSSPSFVLPDLGYRIFPSTQTTPFGSTLTSNRRGVGSDALAVNLSEADFSLTGGSMPAPGPLSVTTTTLSPALVAAAITDGDQQRSEDVRRTLGDVGTAGESGGTLRLEELQQLLSKASQKGDREDERFNPAVLMVSFTEQKPLAGQEQQPVAGQEPGAAGSTGPKPANSFLDLILLSRRGEPLGKRVELSRERFGDQLRALYRQLARLEPLQVDNPDSPSRQIHRAVIEPFAAELRAKGITTLVIVADRGLQGLPFAALHDGTSYFGDRYGFSITPSLNLTSFGPPRQTRGRVLAAGASEFEGLSPLPLVPEELAGIPEGVGVDRFLNRSFSPEVLLSRAADPRYERLHVATHAEFLPGGPSQARIYTGTGSVSLQEFARLRQQRSGSPLELFVLSACRTALGDSDSELGFAGLALQAGSRSAIGTLWYVDDVATSAYFLQLYRFLDQGMQKAEALRATRQAMATGKLRLEGDKVIGSDGVPLLTELSPSQRRRIAAGVTHPYFWAGVQLIGTPW
- a CDS encoding DUF3307 domain-containing protein — protein: MPDLSAVFNVFLMLAMAHFVGDFGLQSDRMAREKCPGCGVTLGWGWWLTSHAAIHGSLVGAITQSPLLGVAEWIVHLLIDFGKCRRLWSLSFDQALHIITKLLWAWLAIRQASPGFWLS
- a CDS encoding CHASE2 domain-containing protein — encoded protein: MDNGTPPGSKATSWLARLRALHIDDGLRSLVPYAAAALLLLALQRSPVNETLNLLLYDLITSLRPAPPGTDKPITIIGIDESDLATYGFPIDDRVLCEAIDRLSAGGAVAIGLDIYRDQGVGPDQACLRQRFRTNPRLVSIINVAEAIGPVPGTPPDRQGFNDLVLDADGVIRRDLVHVAGQDEAIVSLPLRLLELGRGQRSLRQRLDAGREPGPWLEPASGGYDQLDAAGFQQMLSFHRIGSFHLWNLQDVLGRRPIPADQIRGHIVLIGSTAPSLRDLFPVPHTRSALGARQLLVPGVEIHAHRLAGLMERYVAGDPRRLRTLPGWVERLAEVVAVVLGIVLGEAFVLLRRSVIVVGLVAVVMVGGAVLLLYQYVWIGLSLPLMGLIAMAGAGWVRRGASSQKQRQQIERLLGQTTSPAVARQLWNQRDGLLSDGRFEGRQLPVTVLMLDTCQFTSVSERLSPGELLAWLNRGMALFVPAITRRGGMVNKFTGDGLLAVFGAPLSSGEEADAKAAIDAALAIQRAVASLNEELQQEGLPAMGLRIGVHSGPVLAGSMGSSERLEYAVIGDAVNCAARLESLDKERQTNLCRVLVSSSTEELLPKGLPLEWLDWGAINLKGRTEPLRIWELRGGLRRDSALESARATGP